A genome region from Solanum pennellii chromosome 12, SPENNV200 includes the following:
- the LOC107006534 gene encoding uncharacterized protein LOC107006534, which produces LRLTKILSQTIYQEKGTQTEPETIEEILKAITTLSMKVDSMGKELQNLKANSQQHDYKYAELRRSEDAKNPELEGDVGKLPKTHNINITSIAGTSTTAMEKTTSKNTNLNSLFTKPFIPKAHIVDTPAPQTSTYAASLHKEKKIYNHISQTYIENLYKIQNFLNLKPKSTTTTEKTQDYLTQKFQGYNKLIAQPKTNPNLVKTCYSYGLLNTVYTYDGTEISGIPEIHKAFLIYKRITKGNLFFIKFYTAPAEILYDEIKPIIQIVKIGLTREMIIPEDIGQQPEIPKIEIPSFYANKRIIGLSTIIQELANNYLQGNAIWSYYSRDHLMIYANSREIRQTDMEEVQKWILSLLKPEATPTTRALKQGFISEELMTRYCKLIGHKYPDHICSKCNQGDDIIPDVQLE; this is translated from the coding sequence TTAAGACTGACAAAAATCTTATCGCAGACTATTTATCAAGAAAAAGGAACTCAAACTGAACCAGAGACAATAGAAGAAATACTCAAAGCTATTACTACACTTTCTATGAAGGTGGATAGTATGGGAAAAGAGTTACAAAATTTGAAAGCTaatagtcagcagcatgactataaATATGCGGAGCTACGTCGATCGGAAGACGCTAAAAATCCAGAGCTAGAAGGAGACGTTGGGAAACTCCCTAAAACCCATAACATTAACATTACTAGTATTGCAGGTACAAGTACAACAGCTATGGAAAAAACTACATCAAAAAATACAAACTTAAACAGCTTGTTTACAAAACCATTTATTCCAAAAGCACATATAGTAGATACCCCAGCACCGCAAACATCCACATATGCAGCCAGCCtacacaaagaaaagaaaatatataaccaTATATCCCAAACTTACATTGAAAACCTATACAAAATCCAAAACTTTTTAAATCTTAAACCCAAATCTACCACAACCACAGAAAAAACCCAGGATTATTTAACCCAAAAATTTCAAGGCTATAATAAGTTAATCGCACAACCTAAAACCAATCCAAACCTAGTTAAAACTTGTTACAGTTATGGATTACTTAATACCGTATATACATATGATGGTACAGAGATAAGTGGAATCCCGGAGATACACAAAGCCTTTTtgatatataaaagaattacaaaaggaaatttattttttataaaattttatacagCACCAGCTGAGATACTTTATGATGAGATAAAACCAATAATCCAGATAGTGAAAATTGGATTAACGCGAGAAATGATAATACCGGAAGACATAGGGCAACAGCCAGAGATACCAAAAATCGAGATACCCAGtttttatgcaaataaaagaataattggaTTATCAACTATCATACAAGAATTAGCTAACAATTATCTACAAGGAAATGCTATATGGAGTTATTATTCAAGAGATCACTTAATGATATATGCCAATTCAAGAGAGATAAGACAAACAGATATGGAGGAAGTCCAGAAATGgattttatctttattaaaaCCAGAAGCTACTCCAACAACTAGAGCACTAAAACAAGGATTCATCTCCGAAGAACTCATGACAAGATATTGCAAGCTAATTGGACACAAATATCCAGACCATATATGTTCCAAGTGCAACCAAGGTGATGACATAATCCCAGACGTACAACTGGAGTAA